The stretch of DNA GTCCCCCATTTGGTCCGCAAGTACCCAGATGGCGATTCCCGCGACTCCTACAGTTAGAAGTGATATGGCGAGTACCGCTTGATTGGCACGGATGAGCAGCCCGCGCATCAACGGCCATTGCTGGTGAACGCCGTAGCTTGCCAAATACCGGATCATCAGCATGGGTAAACCCAGGCCGCTGGGTACCGAAAGAAGCAACACTAAGGCCATGGCGGTGGCGTAAATCCCGTAGCCTTCTGCGCCCATCCAGCGTGCCAGGAATACGCTGGTGAGCAGCATCAGCAACTTGGATGACAGCGCCAGGATGGCACTGCCGGCAGCCGCGCGGGCGAGGTGCTGCCGCAGAGTGCTTTGCCCACCCAGAAGAGCGCGTAGGCGTGCGGAGATGGTCAGTGTCTGCACGTTAAAAACTAGCGATTCCGGGTGGGGTATGGGGCATTGGGTATCGACAAAATGCTTGGTGTTGGTCGTTGCTCAAGAGCGATTGCTTCGTCTCTTCGTCTCTCGCAAAGACGGATCATGAATCCGTCTTTGCGTCGTATGGATTAAGCCGATTCTGTAATGCCTGGGGCTAGGTGGGTTCACACAGCTCGGACTACAAAACTGCTAAGCGCTTTTGGTTGCGTTCGCCTGCTGTTTTGCTTGCTGGCTCGTACGCGCCTCGGCGCTTGCCGATTTTCCTACCTGGCGCCACAGAGATACGCACGGAATTTTGCTCTTGTCGCAACGGTGAGCATATTTGCGGGCTATGTCAGTCACTTCTTCCATGAGTCCGGCATCCAACGTGATCGGCTCAAGGCCCAGGGCCAAAAACCGATCGTTTTTCACGTGTAGATCGTTTTCATCGGCCTCGTTTCGCGGATTGCTTAGGTAGTCGATCTTCGCATCCGTGCGGTCGGCAATCATTTTGGCCAAGTCACGAACGCGGTGGGTCTCTGTCATTTGATTAAAAATCTGTACCCGGTCCCCCGTTTTCGGTGGGTTTTCCAGCGCGATTTGGATGCAGCGCACAGTGTCCTGGATGTGAATGAACGCGCGCGTTTGGCCACCGGTCCCATGAACGGTTAGGGGGTAGTCCACCGCGGCCTGCATGAGAAAGCGGTTGAGCACGGTGCCGTAGTCACCGTCGTAGTCGAAACGGTTGATCAAGCGCTCGTCCAGTTTCGTTTCGGCAGTTTGGGTTCCCCAGACAATGCCCTGGTGTAAGTCGGTCACGCGGATCTTGTCGTTTTTGTTGTAAAAGAAGAACAGCAGCTGATCCTGTGTTTTGGTCATGTGGTAGATGCTGCCGGGGTTGGCAGGGTAGAGAATCTCGTTCTCAATCTGGTCCCCATTATCCGTATCTACTTTGACTTTTAGATAACCCTCGGGGATTTTCATGCCCGCGGTGCCGTAGCCGTATACGCCCATGGTCCCCAGGTGTGCGATGTGAATATCCAGCCCGGTTTCGACAATGGCAGCGAGGAGGTTATTGGTGGCATTCAGGTTGTTACTCACTGTGTAGCGCTTGTGATTGGACGATTTCATGGAGTAGGGCGCGGCGCGTTGCTCGGCGAAGTGGACCACGGCGTGTGGTTTCAGCTCATTGAGCAGGTCCACCAGCCGTTGGTAATTCACGGCGACGTCGAAGTTATGAAAGTCGATGTGTTTGCCAGAAACTTCCTTCCAAACTCTGAGTCGTTCGCCCATGGGACGAATGGGGGTGAGGGATTCGCACTCCAGTTCGATATCGATCTTGCGGCGGGAGAGATTGTCGACGATGGTTACGTCATGGCCTTGGGCGGACAGATGCAGCGCGGTGGGCCAGCCGCAAAACCCGTCTCCACCGAGTATCAGAACTTTCATGGGGTTTCTCCTGAAATGATGCGCGTTGGGTGTGCGTATTTTGGTTTTTGACACAGTGTTTTCATGTGGCGAGTCTGCCGCAACAGGCTTGGCGTCCGCCGGCTTGATGAGATTGGCGTGAATACCGCATTCTTTGGTCTCGCCGTTCTCCCACCACCAACGGCCGGCGCGGATGTCCTCGCCCGGTGTGATGGCGCGTGTACACGGGGCGCAACCGATGCTGGCGTAACCTTGGTCGTGTAGTTCGTTGTAGGGTACAGCGTGGTCCCGGATGTAATCCCACACTTGTTGGTGGGTCCAGTGCACCATAGGATTGAACTTGTGTAATTGATGGGCCTCGTCCCATTCCTGTTCCGGTATGGCCGAGCGGTGCTGGGTTTGTTGATGTCGCAACCCGGATAGCCAGGCTTTTTTGTGTTTTAGTGCCCGCGCCAGCGGTTCGACTTTACGAATTTGGCAACAATCGCGGCGCAGCTCGACCGACTGATAGATGGCGTTCGGTCCGTGTTGGTGGGTCCACGCTTCAACCGCTTCGGTTTCGGGGCTGTAAAACCGGATGGGAATGCCGTATTTCTCGATGGTTCGTTGGGCTAGTTTGTATGTTTCAGAGGGTAACCGGCCGGTCTCCAGGGTGATGATGTCGATTTTGAGTCCGTATCGGGCGATCAGGTCGATCAAAATCATGCTCTCGGGCCCGAATCCGCTGGCCAACGCAGCGGGAAGAAACTCCGCGTCGACCTTCTTTAACAACCGCAATGTTGGGTCAAGGGCGTCGTGATAAGTTGCTGTCACGTTCACCTCGCGGGGTTGGGTTTAGCGAACACCACTCAACTGTCGTTCGGCAGTAACCGTATCGGCTTTAGTCGCTGGTATGCGGGCATGACAGTTTTGATTCGCCCTGAGTTCGACAGCTTGGAAATCATCTTTTATGTCATCGGGAGGGCCTTTAGGCCCGTGGCGATCCATCGCGCGGTGGTATCCAACTCAGTGCCCTGGAGAATGGCAAACTCCCGATGGATGGCCACAGCGCTGCGCGCTTTGCAATGACGGATTGGGTGTTTGGGTTTCAGCGACGGCGTTGTGATTGGGTTTTGGGCACGCTACCGCCCTGCAATTGCCGTTAGGGCTTTCGCATGGCCTGATCAATGGTCCGGGCTGAGGCGGACCTATACGTTGTATCAATGCGGTTCCCCACGATCCGCACCTTCCCCAAGTTGCTCAATTCGATTCATCGTGAGCCGGTTCGACGCGTTACTGGCGGCTCACGGCTTACTGTCGACGCTACTCCACACCGTGGTCCGGATCAACAGGCGGTGATCAATTGCTCCGGCAGTTCGATGGCGCGCTCGCTCCCCAGCAGTTTAAGCAGCACGATCACCCGCTCTTCCCCGGTGCGGGCCTTGAAAATTCCTTCGATTCCCCGAAACGGGCCTTCCATGACGGCCACTGTTGCCCCTGGCGCCCAATCAGGCGGGCTCACTTCGATGCAGCCGGTTTGGCTGTCTTCCCGCGCCTGGATATCGGCAATGAGCCGATCCGGCAAGGCGGGTAGTTGGTGGCCGAATCGCACAAGACCGATCACGCCGAGCGTGGATCGGATGGGTGCGACATTTTGTTGGGCCAGGTCAAGCTGTGCGAAGAGGTATCGTGGAAACAGCGCGGAGTCCGTCCATCGATAACGGCCCCTGAGTCGCCGGCGTTCTCGCGCCATGGGCAGGTAACAGCGATAACCCTGACGCTCCAGATTCTCGAGTGCGAAGCGTTCTTTGCGAGGTTTGGTTTGGATGGCGTACCAACGGTTCATGGGGGTTAGTCCGTTCGTCCGTTAAAATCCGGTGGTTCGGGCTGATCAACGGTTTTTAATTCCGCCTGCAGTTCGGCAATTTGCTGTTTGATGGTTTCGTACTCCGCCATTTTGGTACGAAGA from Pseudomonadota bacterium encodes:
- a CDS encoding oligosaccharide flippase family protein, whose amino-acid sequence is MQTLTISARLRALLGGQSTLRQHLARAAAGSAILALSSKLLMLLTSVFLARWMGAEGYGIYATAMALVLLLSVPSGLGLPMLMIRYLASYGVHQQWPLMRGLLIRANQAVLAISLLTVGVAGIAIWVLADQMGD
- a CDS encoding NAD-dependent epimerase/dehydratase family protein, with translation MKVLILGGDGFCGWPTALHLSAQGHDVTIVDNLSRRKIDIELECESLTPIRPMGERLRVWKEVSGKHIDFHNFDVAVNYQRLVDLLNELKPHAVVHFAEQRAAPYSMKSSNHKRYTVSNNLNATNNLLAAIVETGLDIHIAHLGTMGVYGYGTAGMKIPEGYLKVKVDTDNGDQIENEILYPANPGSIYHMTKTQDQLLFFFYNKNDKIRVTDLHQGIVWGTQTAETKLDERLINRFDYDGDYGTVLNRFLMQAAVDYPLTVHGTGGQTRAFIHIQDTVRCIQIALENPPKTGDRVQIFNQMTETHRVRDLAKMIADRTDAKIDYLSNPRNEADENDLHVKNDRFLALGLEPITLDAGLMEEVTDIARKYAHRCDKSKIPCVSLWRQVGKSASAEARTSQQAKQQANATKSA
- the rfaH gene encoding transcription/translation regulatory transformer protein RfaH, whose protein sequence is MNRWYAIQTKPRKERFALENLERQGYRCYLPMARERRRLRGRYRWTDSALFPRYLFAQLDLAQQNVAPIRSTLGVIGLVRFGHQLPALPDRLIADIQAREDSQTGCIEVSPPDWAPGATVAVMEGPFRGIEGIFKARTGEERVIVLLKLLGSERAIELPEQLITAC